The following nucleotide sequence is from Pedobacter sp. PACM 27299.
CTACTCCTTTTATGCAGCAACATTAGCTTTTCTCAGCAGCAACAACATGATCCTAAGGCGTTAAAAGCCTGGCAAGACCAGAAATATAGCCTATTTATTCATTATGGAATTTACTCGGTATTGGGTGGTGTATGGGAAGGCAAAGAAATCAGCAAAGGCCTGAGCGAGCAGATTCAGGCGCATGCAGGCATTTATAGTGATACTTATGCTAGTGTTGCTAAAAGGTTTAATCCTAAAGATTGGAATGCAGATACTATCGTTTCACTAGCCAAAAAAGCAGGAATGCGCTCCATTGTGATCACTTCTAAACACCACGATGGTTTCTGCATGTTTAAAACGGCAACTACCGATTTCAATGTGGTGGATGCGACGCCTTTTAAAAGAGATATTCTGAAAGAACTTTCGGATGCCTGTAAACGTGGCGGCTTAAGATTCGGGTTGTACTTTTCCCTAATCGACTGGCATTATCCACAGGCATCGCCGATCTCCAGCAGTAACTCCGATTACATTACTCCCGAACACGTTCAATACAATAAAAAACAAATCACAGAACTGCTGAGCAATTACGGCCCAATCTCAGAATTGTGGTTCGATATGGGCTCTCAGAATGCAGCAGAAAGTAAAGAACTGAGAGATTTAGTACATAAATTACAGCCTGATTGTATGATTGGCAGCCGTATTGGAAACGATATGGGCGATTTTAATGTGATGGGAGATAACCAGGAACCAGATTATGCGATTGGCGTGCCTTGGCAGTCGCCAGCTTCTTTCTTCGATGATACCTGGGGTTACAGATCATGGCAGGACAGAGGCAGCGAAGCCGTTAAAACCAAAGAAAAGTTAACCAGTCTGATTCGTGTAGTGAGCAGAGGAGGGAACTTCCTGTTGAATATCGGCCCAAAAGGTGATGGATCAGTAGTCGGTTTTGAAAAAGACATTTTACTCAATATCGGAAAATGGCTGGACAAAAATGGAGAAGCCATTTATAGCACGGATGCAGATCCTTTTCATGTTTCCTTTAAATGGGGCAGCTTAACCTCAAAGCCTAATCAGCTTTATTTACATGTAATGAGTCATCCTGAAAATGGACAGATCGTTTTACCAGGCCTTAAAGGCAAGATCAAAAGTATAGGGGTATTGGGCGAAAAGAATCAAAAGATCAGTTTTATACAGAACAATCAAGAGTTCAAAATCAATGTCCCAGCTAGCATCAACCCAGATAAAGAATTCAAAGTCATCAAGATAACGTTTGCCAATGGTTTCAGTGTACCACCGGCTAATGTGATTAAAATTCCTGCGGATGGCTTAAACGTAAATGCAGCAGCTCCTACAAACGGACACGGAATCAACTTAAATTCCCATAATGCGTTTAAACATTACAGCAGTTCAGGAATAGATTACAATACCAGATTCCAAAGCACAGTTAAAGAATCCTGGACATTGCAGCCCTTGAAAAACGCAGGCTATAAACCTGTAATCTATTATTCGGCACAGGAAAAAGGGAAAACGATAGACCTTGAAATCAATGGAAAAGTAAATTCCCTGACTTTCACTGATGGTAAAGCCATACCTATAAAACAGCAGGGGTCGCTCAATTGGGGTCCAATTTACCTATCTGATTCTCAGTGGACAGGGATTGAAGGTTTTCCAGGACAGGTCAAAAATATAGACCCAAACCAGGCATGGGGTAATGGTAAATTAACCTGGACGAAGAAAGCCGATTGGAAAAACAACGAGAAATATACCTTAGCAGCAGATCGCAGCAGTGCTGTTTATGTGCTGCAGGAAATCACAGCAACAGAAGATCAGCCCTTCCTGGCCGGTATGACCAGCACAGATGGTCTGGTGGTCGTGCTCAATGGAGAGACATTGGCGATCCATAACAACCCTTTCAAAGAAAACCAGTGGAATGACCTGATCTTACTGCCGCTAAAGAAAGGTAAAAACCAGTTGCTGCTGAAGATTTACAATGGTTATCAAAAGAAAATAGATCTTGGAATTGATACAACTCAGCCACAGGAATTATTTTCAAAAGAACTTCCTGCGATCTCTCTGGAAAAAGGAAAATATTATCCTTTCAGCTGGCAGCTCCATCAACCAAATTCTCCGCATAGTACGCTTGGATTGTCAAATGTTAGCCTTGTTTTACCAGAAAACTAGCCAAAATCATTTAATGATATGATAATATCATAAAATAAAATGTAAGAGAATTCGCGTCCTTTGGGTAACCAAATAAATTAAACCGATGACTAAGAATAAATACCTGTTTCCGTTTATCATGATTACGTCCCTCTTTTTTATGTGGGGCTTCGTTCATAATCTTGATCCGATTTTAATCCCTCACCTGAAGAAGTCATTTAGCCTGTCTACTTTACAAGCTTCATTGGTAGATTCGGCAGTTTTTATCGCCTATTTCCTGATGGCCTTACCAGCAGGATTTCTGATGAAAAAATATGGATATAAAGCAGGGATCATTATGGGACTGATCTTATTCGCCATTGGTTCGTTTTTGTTTATTCCTGCAGCAAATACACAGTCCTACTTTTTCTTTTTGATCGCGCTTTTTATCATTGCCTGCGGATTAACCATCCTGGAAACAGCAGCAAATCCTTATGCTTCCTTATTAGGACCTGAGGAAACTTCTACTTTTCGTTTAAATTTTGCACAATCATTTAATGGCCTGGCAGCCACTTTAGCCCCGATTATCGGTGCTAAAATTATCATGACTAAAGGAAATACAGAAGAAGAATTAAATGCGATGACGGAGTCGGCCAGACAAATTGCCCTGGCTTCCGAAGCATCCAGCGTGAAAATGCCATACTTCATTTTGGGTAGTATTATCCTGGTCATCGCCATCATTTTTGTCTTCCTGAAACTTCCTGAAATTAAAGAAACAGCGCAAAAGAAAGGGGAAAAAACAGGGATCATTCATGCACTGGCACATAAACACCTGAGCTGGGCAGTAATCACCCAATTTTTCTACGTAGGCGCACAAGTATGTGTGTTCAGTCTTTTCATCTTATATGCGACTAAAGCAGCCGGAATTGACGAACAAGAGGCGGCAAAATATGCTGGATTTGGTGTAGGGATGGCTTTTATGATCGGTAGGTTCTTTGGAACATTCCTCATGAAGTTTATCGCCCCGCCAAAATTGCTGTCGATTTACGCAGCAATCTGTATCCTGCTATCCGCAGCAGCCATGACAGTGACCGGTATGATTGCCATTTATGTCGTCATCGGAATCGCATTCTTTATGTCAATTATGTTTCCATCGATTTTTTCGCTGGGCATCAGAGAACTGGGTAAAGATACCAAATTTGGCAGCAGCCTCATCATCATGTCAATCGTTGGCGGTGCCATCCTTCCCTTAGGAATGGGGCATATTGCCGACCTTACTCACAACATTCAGTTGGGTTATATCGTTCCCTTAATATGTTTTATAGTGGTATTCCTATTTGGAATCAAAGGCCATAAAGTGGTGCCAATCACCTCTGGTAGTTCAAATTAATTTTATGAGTAAAAAGTATTATTTAACGCTGGATTTAAAAGCGGACGATCAATTGATCGCAGAATATGAAGCAATGCATAAGGCGGTATGGCCCGAAATCATAGAAAGCATCACCTCGTCCGGGATACAGAATATGGAGATCTATAGGGTAGGAAACCGCCTGTTTATGATCATGGAGGTGAGCGATGACTTTAGCTTTGAGCAAAAAGCAGCCATGGATGCCAGCAATGAAAAAGTGCAGGAGTGGGAAACCCTCATGTGGAAATATCAACAGGCCTTACCGGGCGCCAAACCCGGAGAGAAATGGATGATGATGGATAGAATATTTCAATTATAAAGGCCAATGTCAGCAAGCAATAACAACAGTTTTTTACAAATCCATCCGGATGATAATGTGCTGGTAGCCTTACAGGATTTACCAAAAGGGCAGGTCATCGAATGGAACAATTCGCAGATTATCTTACAGGATGATATCCGCGCAAAACATAAATTCTTTATCCAGGACATGAAAGTGGACGATGAAGTATTGATGTATGGCGTATTAGTAGGAAAAGCAACCAGCCCAATTTTAAAAGGTGGACTCATGACTACAGATAATATCCACCACGCTTCTCAGGATTATAGCTTCAGAGACATCAATTACCAATGGCAAAAACCCGACGTTTCCAGGTTTGCCAAACGCACATTCAATGGATATCACCGTAAAGATGGTAGAGTGGGGACCGCCAATTACTGGCTGTTCATCCCTACCGTTTTCTGTGAAAATAGAAACCTGGATGTAATTAAAGAGTCTTTATACCATACTTTAGGCTACGCGGTAACAGATAAATACAGGTCTTTTACAGATCAGTTGCTAACAGCCTTCAAGGAAGGTGCCGCTTTGGAATCTTTCCAGCTGGACCATATCGCCGCTGCAGAACCTGTGAAAAACAGGGTGTTTAAAAATGTAGATGGGATCAAATTTCTAAATCATCAAGGTGGTTGTGGTGGCACAAGACAAGATTCTGCTTTATTGAGCAATCTGCTGGCTGCGTATGCAGACCATCCAAATGTGGCGGGAATTACCGTATTGAGCTTGGGTTGCCAGCATTTGCAAACACAGGACTTATTAAATGATGTCAAAAAGAGAAACCCAGAATTCGATAAAGACATCCTGATCTTTGAACAGCAGCAAAGTCAGAGTGAAGAACAATTGATCAAAGAAGCAATTCTCAAAACATTTGTCGGGCTGACAGAAATCAATAAAATAGAACGTGCACCAGCACCTTTAAGTGCCTTGTGTGTAGGCGTGAAATGTGGAGGTAGTGATGGTTTCAGCGGGATTTCGGCAAATCCTTCCGTAGGTTATACCTCAGATTTATTAGTCGCGCTGGGTGCTAAAGTCCTGCTGGCAGAATTCCCGGAATTGTGCGGTGCAGAACAGAACATTATCGACAGGTGTGTGGACAAAGCAACCGCTGATAAGTTTATTCGCCTGATGCAGGAATATGATGCCCAGGCACATGCCGTAGGTTCCGGTTTCCACATGAACCCTTCCCCAGGAAATATTAAAGATGGCCTGATTACCGACGCGATTAAAAGCACAGGAGCAGCCAAAAAAGCAGGTACCTCGCCAGTAGTGGATGTGCTGGACTATACAGAGCCGGTTACCAAACCTGGACTAAGTCTCGTATGTACGCCTGGAAATGATGTGGAAGCAACGACCGGAAAAGCAGCAAGTGGCGCTACACTGATTTTGTTTACCACCGGTTTAGGAACGCCAACAGGAAATCCGGTATGTCCCGTGATCAAAATCGCGACAAATACAGCCTTGGCTACCAGAATGGGGGATATCATCGATATTGATACCGGTGCGATCATCCGCGGAGAAAAAACAATCGAAGAAATGGGTGT
It contains:
- a CDS encoding alpha-L-fucosidase, whose protein sequence is MTTKQKSGILLLLLLLCSNISFSQQQQHDPKALKAWQDQKYSLFIHYGIYSVLGGVWEGKEISKGLSEQIQAHAGIYSDTYASVAKRFNPKDWNADTIVSLAKKAGMRSIVITSKHHDGFCMFKTATTDFNVVDATPFKRDILKELSDACKRGGLRFGLYFSLIDWHYPQASPISSSNSDYITPEHVQYNKKQITELLSNYGPISELWFDMGSQNAAESKELRDLVHKLQPDCMIGSRIGNDMGDFNVMGDNQEPDYAIGVPWQSPASFFDDTWGYRSWQDRGSEAVKTKEKLTSLIRVVSRGGNFLLNIGPKGDGSVVGFEKDILLNIGKWLDKNGEAIYSTDADPFHVSFKWGSLTSKPNQLYLHVMSHPENGQIVLPGLKGKIKSIGVLGEKNQKISFIQNNQEFKINVPASINPDKEFKVIKITFANGFSVPPANVIKIPADGLNVNAAAPTNGHGINLNSHNAFKHYSSSGIDYNTRFQSTVKESWTLQPLKNAGYKPVIYYSAQEKGKTIDLEINGKVNSLTFTDGKAIPIKQQGSLNWGPIYLSDSQWTGIEGFPGQVKNIDPNQAWGNGKLTWTKKADWKNNEKYTLAADRSSAVYVLQEITATEDQPFLAGMTSTDGLVVVLNGETLAIHNNPFKENQWNDLILLPLKKGKNQLLLKIYNGYQKKIDLGIDTTQPQELFSKELPAISLEKGKYYPFSWQLHQPNSPHSTLGLSNVSLVLPEN
- the fucP gene encoding L-fucose:H+ symporter permease, with translation MTKNKYLFPFIMITSLFFMWGFVHNLDPILIPHLKKSFSLSTLQASLVDSAVFIAYFLMALPAGFLMKKYGYKAGIIMGLILFAIGSFLFIPAANTQSYFFFLIALFIIACGLTILETAANPYASLLGPEETSTFRLNFAQSFNGLAATLAPIIGAKIIMTKGNTEEELNAMTESARQIALASEASSVKMPYFILGSIILVIAIIFVFLKLPEIKETAQKKGEKTGIIHALAHKHLSWAVITQFFYVGAQVCVFSLFILYATKAAGIDEQEAAKYAGFGVGMAFMIGRFFGTFLMKFIAPPKLLSIYAAICILLSAAAMTVTGMIAIYVVIGIAFFMSIMFPSIFSLGIRELGKDTKFGSSLIIMSIVGGAILPLGMGHIADLTHNIQLGYIVPLICFIVVFLFGIKGHKVVPITSGSSN
- a CDS encoding L-rhamnose mutarotase, coding for MSKKYYLTLDLKADDQLIAEYEAMHKAVWPEIIESITSSGIQNMEIYRVGNRLFMIMEVSDDFSFEQKAAMDASNEKVQEWETLMWKYQQALPGAKPGEKWMMMDRIFQL
- a CDS encoding UxaA family hydrolase, producing the protein MSASNNNSFLQIHPDDNVLVALQDLPKGQVIEWNNSQIILQDDIRAKHKFFIQDMKVDDEVLMYGVLVGKATSPILKGGLMTTDNIHHASQDYSFRDINYQWQKPDVSRFAKRTFNGYHRKDGRVGTANYWLFIPTVFCENRNLDVIKESLYHTLGYAVTDKYRSFTDQLLTAFKEGAALESFQLDHIAAAEPVKNRVFKNVDGIKFLNHQGGCGGTRQDSALLSNLLAAYADHPNVAGITVLSLGCQHLQTQDLLNDVKKRNPEFDKDILIFEQQQSQSEEQLIKEAILKTFVGLTEINKIERAPAPLSALCVGVKCGGSDGFSGISANPSVGYTSDLLVALGAKVLLAEFPELCGAEQNIIDRCVDKATADKFIRLMQEYDAQAHAVGSGFHMNPSPGNIKDGLITDAIKSTGAAKKAGTSPVVDVLDYTEPVTKPGLSLVCTPGNDVEATTGKAASGATLILFTTGLGTPTGNPVCPVIKIATNTALATRMGDIIDIDTGAIIRGEKTIEEMGVEILEYCIKAASGEITPKAVLLNQDDFIPWKRGVSL